AGTGAGCACCCTCGCAGGCGGCAGCACACAGGGTTATGTGAATGGCATTGGCGAAGTAGCTTCCTTCTCCGCACCAACAGGTGTAGGCGTCGACAAAAACGGCGTAGTGTACGTAATCGACAAACACAACAACCGCGTTCGTAAAATCATCTCTGAATAATATTAATGGGCGGTGGCTACTGCCACCGTCCACCTTTCACCACAATGTACTCCGGGACTATGAACAGCTACCCGACCCGCACCTGCAGCCGGCATCGCCTGCGAAAACCGGCGGGGTGTTTATTGCTGCGCAAGTAAATGGCAGTAAAGACATTGACGGGCAGCCGCGCAACGGTGGTACACTTATCGGCAAAGGCACCCGTCAACTACCCTCACCTCAACTTGGAAAAACTCATACTATGCAATATAACAATCGTCGTGGCTTTCTGAAAAAGGCGGCCGCAGGCACCGGGGGACTGTTACTGGGCAACATGTTCGGATACGCCTCTGCAGGCGCATTGAACGAAGCCGTGCAGGAGAGTGCGCGCAGAAGCAAGCATCACAAACAACTATTTAATATGTGTGGCTATGCAGCACCTAAGCTGCCCGTCGTACGCATCGGTTACGTAGGCATCGGCAACCGTGGCGGCTGGGCCGTTGAGCGAATGATGAACATTAAGAACGCGGAGATCGTCGCCCTGTGCGACACCCGCGAGGTGGCAGTAAAAGGCAAACAGGCGTCGCTCAAAGCCAAAGGCCGTCCCGCAGCGACAGAATACTTCGGCGACGTAAACGCTTACAAAAAGCTTTGCGAAAACCCGAACATCGACCTGGTGTACATCGCAACTCCCTGGGAATGGCACGCGAACATCGCTATCTACGCCATGGAGCATGGCAAACACGTAGCACTCGAGGTGCCCGGCGCCATTACACTTGAAGACTGCTGGAAACTGGTGGAAACCTCCGAGCGAACGAAGAAACATTGTATGCAACTCGAAAACTGCTGCTATGACTTCTTCGAAACACTCACCATCAACATGGCGCAACAAGGACTGATGGGTGAGATCGTGCACGGCGAAGGCGCTTACATACACACGCTGCTCGACGGCTTTTTCCATAAACCGCGTAATGCCGACGATGCGCCAGGCTGGCGCTGGAAGGAGAACCTGAAAAACGGCAATCTTTATCCTACACACGGCCTGGGCCCCGTGGCGCAAGCGATGAACATCAACCGGGGCGATAAAATGGAGTACCTCACTTCTATGTCCACCAACGACTTTATGATGGAACCATTGGCTGAAAAGCTGGCTGCGGGCGGCGATCCGTACTACCAGCAATTCGCTGGCAAACACTATCGCGGCAACATGAATACTTCCGTCGTGAAAACGAATAAGGGCAAAACGATCATGATCCAGCATGATGTATCTACCCCAAGACCGTACAGCCGCCTGCACGTATTAAGCGGCACGAAAGGTTACGCGCAGAAATATCCTGAACCGGGCAAGATCGCTTTCGGGCACTACTTCCTGGAAGCAGATAAAGTAAAAGAACTGGAAGAAAAATACACACCTGAAGTGGTAAAGCACGTAGCGGAAGCGGCCAGGGTGATCGGCGGCCACGGCGGCATGGACTTCATCATGGACTGGCGCATGATCGACTGTTTGCGCAACGGCCTGCCGTTAGAC
This genomic interval from Chitinophaga horti contains the following:
- a CDS encoding Gfo/Idh/MocA family protein, with product MQYNNRRGFLKKAAAGTGGLLLGNMFGYASAGALNEAVQESARRSKHHKQLFNMCGYAAPKLPVVRIGYVGIGNRGGWAVERMMNIKNAEIVALCDTREVAVKGKQASLKAKGRPAATEYFGDVNAYKKLCENPNIDLVYIATPWEWHANIAIYAMEHGKHVALEVPGAITLEDCWKLVETSERTKKHCMQLENCCYDFFETLTINMAQQGLMGEIVHGEGAYIHTLLDGFFHKPRNADDAPGWRWKENLKNGNLYPTHGLGPVAQAMNINRGDKMEYLTSMSTNDFMMEPLAEKLAAGGDPYYQQFAGKHYRGNMNTSVVKTNKGKTIMIQHDVSTPRPYSRLHVLSGTKGYAQKYPEPGKIAFGHYFLEADKVKELEEKYTPEVVKHVAEAARVIGGHGGMDFIMDWRMIDCLRNGLPLDIDVYDLACWSAITPLTTWSVTHRSNSIDVPDFTGGSWKLNKPVDLSLRGGGNTAVISLNKEN